The following are from one region of the Thermococcus cleftensis genome:
- a CDS encoding DUF2202 domain-containing protein, whose product MRGRRYLVVLTVLLLSITVAGCISSTQTPTETSPSPTNTVPLVGDTNGDLNTQDLQEYIDSLPAEPLTDAEKEGLLYMVEEEKLAHDVYTKLYEKWGLPIFNNIAKSETTHVESVRMLLKKYNLTDPTADEGIGEFQNEELQALYDQLIEMGMKSEIDALKVGALIEETDIKDLQEWISKTNKIDIITVYENLMMGSRNHLRSFVGQLESRGVSYEPQVLPKDEFEAIINSPMETGQGMGKGP is encoded by the coding sequence ATGAGAGGAAGGCGTTATCTTGTCGTCTTAACAGTGCTCCTGCTGAGCATCACAGTAGCAGGGTGCATAAGCAGCACCCAGACACCGACCGAGACGAGTCCCTCGCCCACCAACACCGTTCCGCTCGTGGGCGACACCAACGGGGACCTGAACACTCAGGATCTTCAGGAGTATATAGACTCGCTTCCGGCGGAACCTCTTACTGACGCAGAAAAAGAGGGTCTCCTCTATATGGTCGAGGAGGAGAAGCTCGCCCACGACGTTTACACCAAGCTCTACGAGAAGTGGGGGCTTCCGATATTCAACAACATCGCCAAGAGCGAGACCACCCACGTGGAATCCGTGAGAATGCTCCTCAAAAAGTACAATCTAACAGATCCAACGGCAGATGAGGGTATCGGTGAGTTCCAGAACGAGGAGCTCCAGGCCCTCTACGACCAGCTCATCGAGATGGGCATGAAGAGCGAAATCGATGCCCTCAAGGTCGGCGCTCTCATAGAGGAGACCGACATAAAGGACCTCCAGGAGTGGATATCAAAGACAAACAAGATAGACATCATCACGGTCTACGAGAACCTGATGATGGGCTCGAGAAACCACCTTCGCTCGTTCGTCGGCCAGCTGGAGAGCAGGGGAGTGAGCTATGAGCCGCAGGTCCTGCCGAAGGACGAGTTCGAGGCAATAATCAACAGCCCGATGGAGACGGGCCAGGGAATGGGCAAGGGGCCGTGA
- a CDS encoding protein-tyrosine phosphatase family protein — protein sequence MWSSARFIDEGVAFSRMPTVGEIDRVAETFDAVVVLVEEFELPYSIEEWKKRGVDVLHSPIPDFTAPTLSQLLEILRWIGGRVREGKKVLIHCLGGLGRSGTVAVAWLMYSKGLPLGEALGRVRRIRPGAVETPEQMEILKELESFLRSR from the coding sequence ATGTGGAGCTCTGCCAGGTTCATCGATGAGGGCGTTGCCTTCTCAAGGATGCCGACGGTGGGTGAAATCGATCGGGTTGCGGAGACGTTCGACGCGGTAGTTGTCCTCGTCGAGGAGTTCGAGCTTCCTTATTCCATCGAGGAATGGAAGAAAAGGGGCGTTGATGTTCTCCACAGCCCGATACCCGATTTCACAGCGCCGACGTTGAGCCAGCTCCTTGAAATCCTGCGCTGGATTGGGGGGAGGGTGAGGGAAGGCAAGAAGGTTCTGATTCACTGCCTCGGTGGCCTCGGAAGGAGCGGAACGGTGGCTGTGGCGTGGCTGATGTACTCCAAGGGACTCCCGCTGGGGGAGGCCCTTGGGAGGGTCAGGAGGATACGGCCGGGGGCCGTGGAAACCCCTGAACAGATGGAGATTTTAAAAGAACTGGAAAGCTTCCTCAGAAGCCGTTGA
- a CDS encoding nitroreductase family protein, giving the protein MRTLELARRRKTVRRFLPDAPPREDIMTAIKVAKEAPSGMNAQPWKFVVIDDPWLKGKVRELCEGEERKFYSGTKGDLMAWLTAKGFTPEKPFLSEAPYLILVFGHTKAPYWLQSTWIAVGYLLLALEELGLGTVTYTPPNPKPVEELLKAPTEYKLQTILPVGYPADPKPKYGRKKLEDVVGFNGF; this is encoded by the coding sequence ATGAGGACCCTTGAGCTCGCCAGGCGGAGGAAGACGGTGAGGAGGTTCCTCCCGGATGCGCCTCCAAGGGAGGACATAATGACGGCCATCAAGGTGGCCAAGGAAGCGCCGAGCGGCATGAACGCTCAGCCCTGGAAGTTCGTGGTGATAGACGACCCCTGGCTGAAGGGGAAGGTAAGGGAGCTCTGCGAGGGGGAAGAGAGGAAGTTTTACTCCGGAACTAAGGGAGATTTGATGGCGTGGCTCACCGCGAAGGGCTTCACGCCGGAGAAGCCCTTCCTCAGCGAGGCCCCCTACCTGATACTCGTCTTCGGGCACACAAAAGCCCCCTACTGGCTCCAGTCAACGTGGATAGCCGTCGGCTACCTTCTCCTGGCCCTGGAAGAGTTAGGCCTCGGGACCGTGACCTACACGCCGCCGAACCCAAAACCGGTAGAGGAGCTTCTAAAGGCTCCTACGGAATACAAGCTCCAGACGATACTGCCCGTTGGTTACCCCGCCGACCCGAAGCCGAAGTACGGGAGGAAGAAGCTGGAGGACGTGGTGGGATTCAACGGCTTCTGA